The Macadamia integrifolia cultivar HAES 741 chromosome 4, SCU_Mint_v3, whole genome shotgun sequence genome contains the following window.
GGGGGTGCTAGAGAGGTCCCAATGAggggagagatagagagagagagcagtataaagaaaaacaagagagagagagagagagagagagagagagagagagagagagagagagagagctcttacTAGGCCTCTTCAGCAATCCCTTAGTGTctgagaggatccaaatccacATGGGCCAAATTCCacaaatattattttcttgaaaaatatataatgataactatttttagaagaaaagaacCCTACTTGTTTGCATGGCTTTATGTCTAGATATCGATGGGTATAAAAAGATTGTGCTGCCCCCTATCAGATGCCTTTGCGTAGCCTTCAATGCTTGCATGCTAGCACAGTGACCATGTAAATGGACAGGATCCTCTTGCCCTATTTTAATAATCCAAATTCCTTCATCGCACAACTAATTACACCCCTCCCtccaattttagaaaataagaaattatcCGGCATGTTTTGGCTTGGTTAGTAAAATCCAATTATTCAGAGGTCATTTTACCCGAATTTCAGGATTCCTTGAGCCTTGCCAAgatatattttaatttcattttaaatatttaattaataattttctttatatttattccCATAATCATCGGTTTCCTTCttcaaaaagtaaaaaacctatattgaatttttttgttttaatgtcAACACCAGTTGGTCCAAGTAAGTTGAACCACTCAACTTTCTCAGCTTAGGTCCCGAGGCACTGAAAATGGCCAGCATGCCCCCCACCCCAGGCGACATTTTTAATAATTATGCAAATATGGTCGGTCTGGTTCGGAAATATTAAACCCGAGTTAAAGCCATTGAAGCTTGGAGAGACAATGAACCAGCTGATCAAATCCAATTCGATTCAATTGGTTTGGGTCTTTTGATGCCCTCAATAAAACCGGATTGGTCATTTTAGGTAATAAGTGaccctatttttcattttaaataagAAAACTAAGGCATGGGCCACATGGTTTGCCTAACCTAACATACCCTCTTTTGGGAAAGCCATACCATCAATTCTGAAGGCTTTCTATTATTTGATGTCTTCTTAAACTCCTTGGATTCATTATAAGTTAGAAATCTCACATGTATTATGAAATCTATGGTTCTTTCCAAGAAGagtatttttcctttcctttgggGTTTTTAAAAAGTAAGATAGAAATAGTTAAAAGTCTAATCAACATATTCATTTAGGTATGGCATTTAAAATTACCTAAATGGTGCTATGTAATGGAGCAAACATAGCTTTTGGACAATATGGCCCATTTGCTTAAATTACCATTTACTTTATTGTTAGTTTGTCCTTGCCTGCCCACAAACATCCCTAGTAACTAATATGCTCCTATATATAAGAGAAGTTACATGGAGAAGGAGTTCCCCCACTTTTAGTATCCCCTACTTTTAGTTACTaaaagtgtgtgtgtgtaggggggggggtgtgaatCTAACAATTTTATTTACCTTATCTTATCCATTGATAATGATTACTGGGTGAAAAAGACGAAAAATTATAGCATGTCGGCAAAACATTTAAGATCGAATTGGAGAATGCATAAATGGATTTAGAATTCTAAGTTATCTCCTATGTggaatcaaatctaaattaacACTTTAATGATTATTATGGAAATAAAGTGTTTAATCAAAACCACCATGTCCTagtcacccaaaaaaaaaaaatactacagTGTCCATGTGTCCTGACTTGGCTTGCATCAATTTATCTCTTTACCCTTACTTGAAAGCagatatgcatttttttttttttttttttaattcttgcaAAAGTGAGAATCTATCCAAATTAATTGAGGGATAGTGTTGTTACCATGCTAAAAGAGGGGATGAATGGGAATAAGGTATATTCCACAAATAGGGTTCTCAAGATGGGTTGAACCCGGTTCCTAGCAGATAAATCACGATGGCATGGTAGGGGTACGTAGGGAAGTGAAAGAGAAAGTTGAGAACCTAATTTGTCATTAGACTAGTAATGTAGGTTAATTTCGTCATTTTACAGTTAGAACTTAGATGAGATAAACACTACTAACCAATTTGTCTCTTGAGTTTgggtgaaattaaaaaaaaaaaatatatatatatatatatatattattaaataaagttttcccaagaaaatatagatatatatatatatatatatatataaaaagaggCGAAACagaggaaagaagagggaaaataaaaggaaagaaggcgGTTGATTCCTTGCGATCAACGCAAGTGCGTTGGTTTGGGTTCGGAATTAGGTTCGGATAGACTTTGAGCGGATAAGAACGACCCAACCCATCAGAACTCCATCTACCACAACTACAAGAACCCTCCCCACGCCCTTTCTATACTTCTAACCCTTCGACTCCACAATTCACAACTCACAACTCTctcaaaacaaagaaagaaagagaaaaagagcaaTACCCACAATCTCTCAAACTGGCGATCGACAACCAAGAACCCACTATGAAGGAGATCAAACCTAAGAACAGAAGAATCATGGTAAGCCCattaaccttcttcttcttctctgcttctgtCTGTCAATTTTGTAAATGAACAGAggattgattggttttttcaaatGTGAAAAAGGGAGCTGGAGGACCAGACGACGATGACAGCAGGTGGCCTCCATGGTTGCGCCCTCTTCTTCAGACTACCTTCTTCGTTCAATGCAAGTTACATGCCGACTCCCATAAGTCGGAATGTAATATGTACTGCTTGGATTGTATGAATGGCAGCCTCTGCTCTCTCTGCCTCGCCTATCACAAAGACCATAGAGCCATTCAGGTTTTATACTCTTCACCTTTTTATCTTCTGTTTTCGATTAGGAGAAGATTTAATTTCAATCATGAATCTCAAAAGGGCACTAAAGGGTTTGCTCTGTTTTTACCATTACAGATAAGGAGATCTTCATACCATGATGTGATTAGGGTTAATGAGATTCAGAAGGTATTGGACATTGGCGGAGTCCAGACTTACATTATCAACAGTGCCAGAGTCGTCTTCCTTAATGAACGCCCTCAGCCTAGGCCAGGCAAAGGTGTAACCAACATTTGTGAGGTCTGCGAACGAAGCCTTCTCGATTCCTTCCGATTCTGTTCTCTGGGTTGCAAGGTAAACACTAGAACACCCAAAACGCTGTTTCTTTTTATAATCTCGTTTGTCTTCTCAGAATTCTTCTGCAACATTCTCTCTAATCTTttattcattgatgatttcagATTGTGGGTTCTTCCAAGAACTTCAGGAAGAAGAAACGTCATCAGGGTTTGgcttcagatgaagaagaatcTTACAGTAGCAGCAGTAGCCAtggaaatgagaagaaaaaagttCAGAGCTTCACCCCTTCGACGCCGCCACCAACTGCGGTAAATTACAGAACTGCCAAGCGGAGGAAGGGAATTCCTCACAGAGCACCAATGGGAGGACTCATTATACAATATTAGAAGTCTTTACTCTTTTTGTTTAATTACCCCTGATATCCTCATATACGAAGTAAATATCACAATGCCCCCTTGTTTTCAATCAGCTTTTCATGTTTTTCCCCGTGCAACACGCGAGCTTTTACCGAGTTAGACAGGAGGCCGGTGCTGTGGGAGACAAGAGAAGGAGACTACAAAATATCTGATGTACATAGCAAAGAAATGTGAAAGGTTAAAAGGGCTCAAAGAATAAGACGTGAAGAGGCGAGGAGGTGAATAAGATCTGTAGGAGGAGTTGTAAGTGAAAATAGATTGGTATAAGCTTAGATAAGGGTAATATACTTGagttttttttgcctttttggtAAGGAATATACTTAAGTTTTGTTGAAGTCATAATTGGGGTGGGAAAATGTAAATATAATTTGTGAGTAGGGAGTAAAATGTAGTACTGGATATAGCAATGTGTCTCTAATTATATAAACAGGAAATGCAGTGAAATAAAAGATGTACCATCCATGTCTATTCTATTGCTTTGTGCCTACTGCCTAATAAATTTTGAAAGTTTTCGATCGACtcttggggcccgtttgataatgtttcaagaaacgtgtttctgttttcagaaacagcagaaacggagcaaaaaacgtttgataaaactgttttgtttcacttatttttagaaatagaaatagaaatttttacttatttatgattcaagaaacgatccaggcgaaacaagttcgtcgtttctggaaacgacttgtggtaaTTATTTCACTGGTTATCatcaacttctaaaaacatgatttatcaaataccttcaattctgtttctgtttttagaaacggaaatttatgtttttgccgtttcttgaaacagcaacgacagaaacgttatcaaacggatcttgggtttcttttttagAGCCCCCCAGCCCACTACACCAACTCTATGCCACGTGTGGGTCCACCAAAGCCCAGTTGCAAAaacaaaacattaaaaaatagaTATGTTTGAATTCTTCCACTACCCTACTTTGGTAGCCATAGCCTTCCTCGTTTGACGATCATCGGCGTTTTCCTCGTGGTAAATTTCCGCGTGGGCCGCACGATCCTTCTTGGACGGTGTGAAGGGTTTTCTTCTCAATGACTTGGTCAATGTATTTGGTTTGACCAGAACAGTAGATTCTAATCCAAGGATTTTCTGGAAGAGTATACTGCTGTTTACGTACGTgattcattttttcttcaagTGAGATTTTATTATTGTATCTTAAAAGGTAAAAATGTGGGGCTGTGGAGGCTCCAAGTTCGACACGTGTGATGTTAAGATAGCTTTACCCTTTCTCCCGGTGAAGCGGACCTTTTTTAATAGGTGATATAGACCGGGGACACGGTCGACCTAATAAGTCGTCGCCTGAGAAATGCCGTCGTTATCCGTGGACAGTCGCACCCTTTTTGTTTAATGGGACTAAGGTACGAGATTCTGCCACGTGTCCACCCATGGCTTCAATTATTCCCCCACCTAGTTACTCACTCTTTTGCTTGCGTCCAAGGCATCACCACCCAATTTATGccacaatcattttttttttaaaatgttaCCTCATTGCCATTGTATAGATTCTTCTAAACATTATCATTTGATAAATAATGGAATCTGTACTGCCATCTCTCTTATTCAGACCGTGTATGACCTATGTGAATTTATAggaataatattattttttaacctTACATTGATGTAGTGTATAGATTCCTTCTCATATTGTCATTTAAGAAACCTTtttccctccctcttttttttttttttgtttttgaattctCTTCCAGCTATTTGGAGAGGGATTGAAATCTTGCACGTTTATAAATGATGAAAGATTCGAATCCAATGACTATATGATGCCAGCCGGGTCTCTTTCAAGATGTCACATGTAGGGTTTGTTGGTGGTAGAAGCACATAAGAGAGGACCAGAAGTGGGTGGAGGTGGAATTCACTCATCTTGTTAATTTGCTACCTACTGCTGCTGGGTGCAAGCTCCATTCTcctcttcttattttctaatGTTTTTCGCTTTAGGATTGgcttttgtatttttatatatGTTTTCTCTATCATTTCGAAGCTTTTATTaatctctttcttttgttcccTTTCAAGTTTCATTTTAAAGCCAACCCTTTCTTACCACAGGGGGTCATTTAAATGAGTTGGGACATGACGAAATGAGGTGGGGCCTCAAGGACCTTTAATGAGTTGCCAAAGTCAGGATGAGACATTTAGTTCCTAACACTTATCTTATAAAAGCATGCCTCTTCCATGCCTACCTTGCTGATGAGTGATGACTGATGACACACTATACACAACTTCCTTGTCTATCCCACCATTGGGCCCATCATACCCCATTCGTCAACACTGATTGGTTAGTCCTATGTCATTCCATCTCACCCTATCTATACTTCTATTGTATTTGTTACCAATATTTTGTTCTGAGAAATGTTTAAGCAttttaaagttttaaaaaattgaatccTCAACTactcatctagtcttcttaaGAATGACTTTTAAGCATGTTTGGAGGGAGTAGAATAAATCAGCAGATTATATGGTCTTTTTATCGTCTAATACGATGGAGAGTACTCTTTCTGGTCAAACTTCTCTGCTGATTTTCTTGGGCTTGTTAAAGGGGTTGCTGATCATGAAATGTACTATCAGTTGTAATCAAGTGTGGCTTTGTTTATGATGTTTGTTGGGGTGCCATATTGGGTTCTTCTCATTTTGCAGAGGCCTATCCCATTCGTCTTAGGGAACTATTCTCTCCCTTAGAATCAATATAAGGGAGATTCTTAGTGGTTGCTTATGTCAAGATCTGTCCAAGGGAGGTTGTTATTAGTTGCCTTAACCATTTCATGGAGAAGTTATTTCTTGACCAGAATCGTGACCATTTGATTATAATGAAGCGACCTTACATTGCACCAAAATTCACCCAAGAATGATTTGACTTGTATTGtacatttttttctattctttttacCCTAACACAATCACATCTTATATATGGCTAACTCTGTTGTACTATATTTCCTCGTTATCTTTCGGTCCAAGCCCCAATCTGACTTGATTGAATATTTATTGAACAAGGATCGaaccaccctttttttttttctaatggtcAAGAGCCAAGAACATTTGCCCGTCTCTTCCGGCTTTGGTCGATGGTAGTCAAAATGTATTTTTCATGATGACGACTCATCTTAGTATGGTTTAATTAAAAAACGTGTAAACATTGGTCACATCTTTTACCCTTTTGCTTCAAcccaacaaagccttatcctcACAAGTCAGGGCTAACAAAACAATTATCAATGATGTTTAATCGGTTTCGAAAAACGTGTGATATGTATCTTGTTTACTTGAACGTAGATCTAGGCATCTTTTCACATGGAGAACAGTTCAAAAGGGCAAATCTAGGGGTTTCAAGCTTAATTAAGAAATCAGATAGCATCATTTAGGTCAAATCCTAATGTTTAATGAAGAGATTAGGAAACTTCAGAGCAGTTTCTTTGATGTGGTTAATAAAATGGAGTAGTAGTTAGGGAATCACTTTTCTTGAACCATAAGTAGGGAGTAATAGAATTTGGGCAtcgagaaaggaagaagggttAAGGGAGTGGTTTTGTCACCGATGACTAGTTGGACCCAGATCATTTTTAGCCATGCTGAGCATTCGGTTGGGAATATCTAGACATTCATCTCAACACACATGCACATACCTTCTAAGAGATTTCAACCGTGATGCATCCTAGATGAATTGTTTGGAGAGGATCTAATTGCTATCTTGTGGGGAAAGACCGCAAAGTGAAGTGTTTTCCGTTTGCACACTCCCATTTACAAGAAGGGTCTCCGTTTCTCagtttttcttaattttgataGTGTGTTAAGAAACAGTTGGTTGGGATTTGGGAAGGcattctgatgagcacaataatgtgtgaaatcttagggatataagtgtacattttgccccactttggatagtactacttttctttttcttgtttttttttttagtttccaagtctacaagagaaagtgcttaaagtgaatcaagaaccagtccaaaagTGGGatccactcattggtaccacatcctctctcctacaaaatcctgaagattattctctctccttgccacctcacaagatcttgaagatgctatgcagagattcatttctgatttaatcaatattgcaagatattggttaatattgcaaggaaggaatagaatttgttaattttggaaacaaattatctctttcctcacacaatatctcagagaatgaggatttttaccaagatttaatttaatttaattttctttcttttcttaaagaagaattgtagaaggaaggaggcaagacaaaaggcctataaaagccccttcctcccccctcctattgattattattcctcttagtttattttctagtttatgcttagttttcttctctctctccctctctttagttttagttcttctttatttttgctttaatcacttttataatagttttttatgtcaattaatgcaagcactctcttattcttattcaaccttttatgtttatgatttatgcaattgagttgtaatttttaaagttatagttctaggcttagatctaggtgacaagatcacgagctgtggagcaatttttttttttcaagtttttttttttttttttttttttaagatttgttttctctagtactagaaatttcagatttggtttattccagatctgatttttagtactggtactatctcaaatcacccaagctttcaagttcaagtattgattcaagtaagtaggcttcttcagcaatcttctctcccccctctcattccctcttctgactaccctttcttttttaatttaggattttaattttagtcattacattattgctatccatTTCCCTCAATGTTCatgactagtgtatgtgttggctttgcccctcctaaccatagaactatcaatttattatttttattttaattgtctcactttccctaaagccaagtagagtaacccttgtaagagtgactctctggtcaagtagggaagctcatattatgatgcatccctcgggctaagtagagaaacctacttgtgagtctctctctagctttatcccatttcttttactttatttttatttcagtattttttttcctttattatttttaattttaattgcgtgaattgtttattttcagttatttatttatttataattgcgtggcttgcatctttaaattcttagatgacgaatgattaagacgttattttagatatatatgtttaggacggtaattataattagattacaaccattaatcagttcactttcacattattagaagaaaaataaataaaatggttactctccttgtgttcgacccgtagctacactgatccatacgcttgcggttatatttaaaatctcaaacaagtttttggcgccattgtcggggagacagttccatgttattttttgctttgttttggtaaatcggagtgctttatttgctttgttttgttttttcttttcttttattgaattcctaagaagatcaacttgcaataatagttgtatcagtggaggtcgctatgcctcacagtatgataaagacatgTTTTGCCatgtagcagtacctcaagaattgacctgagcaactccggatccctgtcggtaagctcctaaaaagataaaaaaaaaatcaaaataaaaaatcaaaaaattaaataagaaaaaaaggagagtttttctttccattcttttgtgtttgtcttactctagatgtggatagttttctgttgcatgagtgtgtagacccgtgattctaccaatcgtttagtaagagtacctattttaagaatggaATAATaacctaagcctactttaaaggatagattctaTCCAGCCTgggcagcccaaccttcttgcattagattaccagctgccacagggaacaattatgagcttaaaactcaatttatcactatgttaccccacttccatgggctatcctccgaagatgcttatttgttcctgagagaatttgagaaggtttgtgtcctcattaaaatacaacagctcagtgatgatgctgttaaacttagatgcattaccttttcgctcaaggatggagcaaaaagatggttatatgggctgccaactaattccattaccacatgggatcagtttacagtagcgttcttaagaaaaaattttcccttgcataaaacaaacaaacttaagagcgagatcatgcagttctgacaaaaacctcaaaagtcattttctagactcatggaaaggttccaagaccttctccaagtgtccccatcatgggattgacaaatggcatctttgccaaataatttatgaagggatagactaccataccaagcaAATGTTAGAGCCTATGTGTCCTACAGGCTTCACAGCTTATGCGAACGAAAACGAAGCTTGGCAGGTTTTGGTTGACCTAgctgaaaagacaagagaatgggagtctactcaggaaagtgagagaactataggaggtaaagggtactatgtcgatgggatagtagccaaggaggcccatttagatagcctcattaagagaatagaagcccttgtccctaaagcacatgcctCAGTCCACCAAGTCAAAAATCAGGTCTCTATGAAcaattggtgtcactcccctggacatgtaatggaagaatgccccaataGTTCTGGGAATAATGAAAGAGTTAATGCTCTTTATCCGAACAAcccgtttagcaacacttacaatccagggtggagaaatcaccctaattttttatggagccaagggaatcaaggaggtccatccaactttcacaactAAGGGTAGCCTAGTCCCTAGAGGCCTAATTTTGCACCACTACCTAATTGTTTCCCTCAACCTATTCTAGGTTTTCAGTCAAATTTTTCTAAGCCCCCTCTCCAAACACCTTATCAATAACCCCTGGGGTTTACATCCACTGGAGAGGCGGCAATAATTAGTGAGCGAGAAAAGCATgacccttctcatgacaagccacaataatgtggagatgcaactcacccaacttgtcacaatcatgcatgagaaggagaaaagaaaattgcctATTCAGCCAGAGCTGAATCCTAGACAtcaggtgctgactccacaagggctacTTGTTCCTCAGCTAAATATAGTACAGAGTCAACAAtaccaagggccctccaaccagtgtAATGCGGTATATGCCCTACGGAATGGTCGAGAGTATCTACGGAATGATACCACTCATTCTTCACCATCTGACCTTTCTGTTGACCCTCCAACTATCGAGGCTACTACTGTGCCTCCCATTCCAGGTTCGCCAAATGGACCTGAAGAGATTAAGGATGATTCGGTAgaagccataaaaaatgattctattaatgagagaacttctgacagtatttatgttcctcctatcccCTATCCTAACcatttgatgaataagaagaagacaacttcaatgaaaaaaaatttagaagtcttcaagaaggtagaggtaaacattcctcttttggatgtcataactcaaatctcagcctatgccaaagtcctcaaagacttatgcactcacaagtGTACCACAAGTGTTcccaaaaaggtgttcttggcAGTTAATGtcagttcaatgatcacacaacctataacagctaagtataaggatcccgggTGTCCCACCATCTCTAATGTCATTGGCAATACTCGTATtgatcatgccttacttgaccttggtgcaagtgtgaaccttctaccttatcatgtttatcaacaaTTTGGATTAGGAGATTTTAAAGCtaccctcaattgttgagccccctaagcttgatttgaaagagttgccctctaacttaaggtatgccttcttaggagaagatcaaactctaccagttattatcgcttaagatttaacttcaagtcaagaggaagaggtgatcaaagttttaaaagaaaacaaggaagccttaggttggaccatggcagaCATTATAGGAATTTGCCCCTTaatcgttcaacatcatattcacctcatggaggattcaaaaccttctagggaaccacaaagaagggctaatcctatgatgtaaaaagctatcaagaaagagatcctaaagtacttggatcatggtatcatctaccctatttctgatagctaGTGGATAAGTCTAGTGCAcgtggtgccaaagaagtcaggggttacagtagtccaaaatactgaaaatgagttgatccctacccatgTCCAAACAAGATgacgtgtgtgcattgactataggaagttaaatgcgaCAACTCGGAAAGatcactttcctttgcctttcattgatcaaatgttagagcaGTTAgcttgtaatatcccgcttcttaaacccggtctgatttcgtggttgaaccggtttaaccatgcaggaaccgagccagaggatgttagagcgagttccttatgggctatgatggcacgggtgaccttaaacaccggctggcccgacaagtccgagccagtgccagaagagacgggagtgcccaaaccgtgtacgtgcacctaccataaggctatgt
Protein-coding sequences here:
- the LOC122076319 gene encoding protein RGF1 INDUCIBLE TRANSCRIPTION FACTOR 1-like, which encodes MNWDLTIREDKFVALTATSATDEMAYQKDWELSNNFCKSLVKAHISQSIKVFIPKCDTIMEYFKVIESQFFSSDKAVAMTLICQFNSIKYNPKRPNPSELHLPQLQEPSPRPFYTSNPSTPQFTTHNSLKTKKEREKEQYPQSLKLAIDNQEPTMKEIKPKNRRIMGAGGPDDDDSRWPPWLRPLLQTTFFVQCKLHADSHKSECNMYCLDCMNGSLCSLCLAYHKDHRAIQIRRSSYHDVIRVNEIQKVLDIGGVQTYIINSARVVFLNERPQPRPGKGVTNICEVCERSLLDSFRFCSLGCKIVGSSKNFRKKKRHQGLASDEEESYSSSSSHGNEKKKVQSFTPSTPPPTAVNYRTAKRRKGIPHRAPMGGLIIQY